One Ostrea edulis chromosome 2, xbOstEdul1.1, whole genome shotgun sequence genomic region harbors:
- the LOC125682045 gene encoding cyclin-Y-like protein 1 isoform X2 translates to MGNKHSCCVYTSPSKTNRKPQDVYGYEETGIDIHLTPNNRSATSLPGVPHISDRENYPEDVKEDPTSDPSLRPLFPSRSQSEISKNNKNRRKSQYDNRVLQIQNTPVFRKYSSCSTIFIDDSTVSQPNLKNTIKAVAFAIYFHIRNRESDRTLEIFDEKLHPLSRDQVPEDYDSRDPEHKHIYRFVRTLFSAAQLTAECAIVTLVYLERLLHYAEIDIMPANWKRIVLGAILLASKVWDDQAVWNVDYCQILKDIAVEDMNDLERQYLEMLQFNINVGSSVYAKYYFDLRALADANDLSFPLEPLSKDRAFKLEAMSNEDGIERINQKPTLVRSNSLDGMTANPRLSVAIIS, encoded by the exons ATGGGAAATAAACACTCATGTTGTGTTTATACAAGTCCGTCCAAAACCAACAGAAAACCACAAGATGTTTATGGTTACGAGGAAACAGGGATAGACATCCATTTAACCCCAAACAACAGAAGCGCTACCTCTCTTCCAGGAGTCCCGCACATCAGTGACAGGGAAAACTATCCTGAAG ATGTTAAGGAGGATCCCACTTCTGATCCCAGTTTACGGCCATTGTTCCCATCCAGATCCCAAAGTGAAATCAGCAAGA ACAACAAGAACAGACGGAAGTCTCAGTACGACAACAGAGTTCTACAAATACAG AATACACCAGTATTTAGGAAGTACAGCTCCTGTTCAACCATATTCATTGACGATTCTACCGTCAGTCAACCAAACCTCAAAAACACAATCAAAGCTGTGGCATTTGCCATCTATTTTCATATACGAAACCGAGAGAGTGATCGTACCCTGGAGATCTTTGATGAGAAGCTCCACCCCCTGTCT cgAGACCAAGTCCCGGAGGATTACGATAGCCGAGACCCAGAACACAAACACATCTATAGATTTGTACGGACCCTATTTAGTGCGGCGCAGCTGACCGCAGAGTGTGCAATAGTTACCCTG GTATACTTGGAGAGGTTGCTCCACTATGCTGAAATTGATATTATGCCAGCGAATTGGAAGCGTATCGTCCTGGGTGCAATACTCTTAGCGTCCAAGGTGTGGGACGACCAGGCGGTATGGAACGTGGACTACTGCCAAATCCTCAAGGACATCGCTGTGGAGGACAT GAATGATCTGGAAAGGCAATACCTAGAAATGTTACAGTTCAATATTAACGTGGGATCGAGCGTGTATGCCAAATATTACTTCGATCTGAGGGCGCTAGCTGATGCTAATGACCTTAGCTTCCCTCTGGAACCACTCAGTAAAGATAGAGCTTTCAAACTAGAG GCAATGTCTAATGAAGACGGAATAGAGAGGATCAACCAAAAACCAACCCTGGTCCGCTCCAACAGCTTAGACGGCATGACGGCCAACCCTAGGCTTAGTGTGGCCATTATCTCATAA
- the LOC125682045 gene encoding cyclin-Y-like protein 1 isoform X1 — MGNKHSCCVYTSPSKTNRKPQDVYGYEETGIDIHLTPNNRSATSLPGVPHISDRENYPEDVKEDPTSDPSLRPLFPSRSQSEISKNVRHRSRSKNNKNRRKSQYDNRVLQIQNTPVFRKYSSCSTIFIDDSTVSQPNLKNTIKAVAFAIYFHIRNRESDRTLEIFDEKLHPLSRDQVPEDYDSRDPEHKHIYRFVRTLFSAAQLTAECAIVTLVYLERLLHYAEIDIMPANWKRIVLGAILLASKVWDDQAVWNVDYCQILKDIAVEDMNDLERQYLEMLQFNINVGSSVYAKYYFDLRALADANDLSFPLEPLSKDRAFKLEAMSNEDGIERINQKPTLVRSNSLDGMTANPRLSVAIIS, encoded by the exons ATGGGAAATAAACACTCATGTTGTGTTTATACAAGTCCGTCCAAAACCAACAGAAAACCACAAGATGTTTATGGTTACGAGGAAACAGGGATAGACATCCATTTAACCCCAAACAACAGAAGCGCTACCTCTCTTCCAGGAGTCCCGCACATCAGTGACAGGGAAAACTATCCTGAAG ATGTTAAGGAGGATCCCACTTCTGATCCCAGTTTACGGCCATTGTTCCCATCCAGATCCCAAAGTGAAATCAGCAAGA atGTTAGGCACAGATCTAGATCAAAAA ACAACAAGAACAGACGGAAGTCTCAGTACGACAACAGAGTTCTACAAATACAG AATACACCAGTATTTAGGAAGTACAGCTCCTGTTCAACCATATTCATTGACGATTCTACCGTCAGTCAACCAAACCTCAAAAACACAATCAAAGCTGTGGCATTTGCCATCTATTTTCATATACGAAACCGAGAGAGTGATCGTACCCTGGAGATCTTTGATGAGAAGCTCCACCCCCTGTCT cgAGACCAAGTCCCGGAGGATTACGATAGCCGAGACCCAGAACACAAACACATCTATAGATTTGTACGGACCCTATTTAGTGCGGCGCAGCTGACCGCAGAGTGTGCAATAGTTACCCTG GTATACTTGGAGAGGTTGCTCCACTATGCTGAAATTGATATTATGCCAGCGAATTGGAAGCGTATCGTCCTGGGTGCAATACTCTTAGCGTCCAAGGTGTGGGACGACCAGGCGGTATGGAACGTGGACTACTGCCAAATCCTCAAGGACATCGCTGTGGAGGACAT GAATGATCTGGAAAGGCAATACCTAGAAATGTTACAGTTCAATATTAACGTGGGATCGAGCGTGTATGCCAAATATTACTTCGATCTGAGGGCGCTAGCTGATGCTAATGACCTTAGCTTCCCTCTGGAACCACTCAGTAAAGATAGAGCTTTCAAACTAGAG GCAATGTCTAATGAAGACGGAATAGAGAGGATCAACCAAAAACCAACCCTGGTCCGCTCCAACAGCTTAGACGGCATGACGGCCAACCCTAGGCTTAGTGTGGCCATTATCTCATAA
- the LOC125682044 gene encoding cleavage stimulation factor subunit 1-like isoform X2 → MIGGASHGDSEVKNRELMYRLMISQLFYDGHQQLAVQLSNIAKAHPACPPSDRLFKVVKLGLDAEEELSGRKRIGEQNIAPGTGIDLEYETDVQSISPEGALYETCYVTAHKGPCRAGAFHSSGKLIATGSEDASIKEVTCLDFHPSHSILASGSTDFSVRFFEYSKPSVKKAYKSIQESVPVRCLSFHPSGDFLLVGVDHPTVRLYDVNTFQCFVGRNPSTHHTLPVSAAKWSPNANLYATGSVDGDIKVWDGVSNLVISTFKKAHDGEEVCSVTFSRNSKYILSSGKDSLVKLWELSTNRCLIVYTGAGMTGKMDQGSQAVFNHTEDYIFFPDENTTSLCCWDSRNAERQRLLALGHNGAVRYIGHSPTGPSFITCSEDFRARFWYRKADTD, encoded by the exons ATGATTGGTGGAGCGAGTCACGGGGACTCTGAAGTTAAAAACAGAGAATTAATGTACAGACTAATGATCAG TCAATTGTTTTATGACGGACATCAGCAACTAGCAGTTCAACTTTCTAACATAGCCAAAGCACATCCCGCCTGCCCACCCTCAGATCGATTGTTTAAAGTCGTCAAATTGGGCTTAGATGCTGAGGAAG AACTTTCTGGCAGGAAGAGAATCGGAGAACAAAATATTGCTCCGGGTACAGGAATTGACTTGGAGTATGAAACAGACG TGCAGTCCATTTCACCGGAGGGTGCTCTTTATGAGACCTGCTATGTCACAGCACACAAAGGGCCGTGTCGGGCAGGGGCATTCCACTCCTCGGGGAAACTCATCGCTACGGGATCTGAAGATGCTTCCATCAAG GAGGTCACATGTTTAGATTTCCATCCCTCACATTCGATTCTCGCATCAGGCAGCACAGACTTCAGTGTTCGATTCTTTGAATACTCCAAGCCCTCAGTGAAGAAGGCCTACAAAAGTATACAGGAATCTGTCCCAGTGAGGTGCTTGTCATTTCATCCATCAGGAGACTTCCTTCTAGTAGGGGTAGATCATCCAACAG TTCGATTGTATGATGTCAACACCTTCCAGTGTTTTGTCGGCAGAAACCCCAGCACACATCACACATTACCTGTATCTGCA GCTAAGTGGAGTCCCAATGCTAATTTGTATGCCACAGGCTCGGTAGACGGAGATATAAAAGTGTGGGACGGTGTTAGTAATCTAGTGATCAGCACATTCAAGAAAGCTCACGACGGAGAGGAAGTGTGTTCCGTCACCTTCTCCAGGAACTCAAAG TACATTCTATCCTCGGGGAAGGACTCCCTGGTCAAGCTGTGGGAGTTATCAACTAACCGGTGCCTGATTGTGTACACAGGGGCTGGAATGACTGGAAAGATGGACCAGGGGTCACAGGCTGTGTTCAACCACACAGAGGACTACA TCTTCTTCCCTGATGAAAACACCACTTCTCTGTGTTGCTGGGACTCCAGAAATGCTGAACGACAGAGACTACTGGCCTTAG GTCACAATGGGGCGGTGCGGTACATAGGCCACTCCCCCACAGGTCCTTCCTTCATCACCTGCAGTGAGGATTTCCGGGCCCGGTTCTGGTACAGGAAGGCAGATACAGACTGA
- the LOC125682044 gene encoding cleavage stimulation factor subunit 1-like isoform X1 — MIGGASHGDSEVKNRELMYRLMISQLFYDGHQQLAVQLSNIAKAHPACPPSDRLFKVVKLGLDAEEELSGRKRIGEQNIAPGTGIDLEYETDVQSISPEGALYETCYVTAHKGPCRAGAFHSSGKLIATGSEDASIKILDVDRMLAKSATPAEIIAMETPQQAMENHPVIRTLYDHMDEVTCLDFHPSHSILASGSTDFSVRFFEYSKPSVKKAYKSIQESVPVRCLSFHPSGDFLLVGVDHPTVRLYDVNTFQCFVGRNPSTHHTLPVSAAKWSPNANLYATGSVDGDIKVWDGVSNLVISTFKKAHDGEEVCSVTFSRNSKYILSSGKDSLVKLWELSTNRCLIVYTGAGMTGKMDQGSQAVFNHTEDYIFFPDENTTSLCCWDSRNAERQRLLALGHNGAVRYIGHSPTGPSFITCSEDFRARFWYRKADTD, encoded by the exons ATGATTGGTGGAGCGAGTCACGGGGACTCTGAAGTTAAAAACAGAGAATTAATGTACAGACTAATGATCAG TCAATTGTTTTATGACGGACATCAGCAACTAGCAGTTCAACTTTCTAACATAGCCAAAGCACATCCCGCCTGCCCACCCTCAGATCGATTGTTTAAAGTCGTCAAATTGGGCTTAGATGCTGAGGAAG AACTTTCTGGCAGGAAGAGAATCGGAGAACAAAATATTGCTCCGGGTACAGGAATTGACTTGGAGTATGAAACAGACG TGCAGTCCATTTCACCGGAGGGTGCTCTTTATGAGACCTGCTATGTCACAGCACACAAAGGGCCGTGTCGGGCAGGGGCATTCCACTCCTCGGGGAAACTCATCGCTACGGGATCTGAAGATGCTTCCATCAAG ATTTTAGATGTTGACAGAATGCTGGCAAAAAGTGCCACTCCAGCAGAAATAATTGCCATGGAAACACCACAACAAGCTATGGAAAATCACCCTGTCATCCGAACTTTATACGACCACATGGAT GAGGTCACATGTTTAGATTTCCATCCCTCACATTCGATTCTCGCATCAGGCAGCACAGACTTCAGTGTTCGATTCTTTGAATACTCCAAGCCCTCAGTGAAGAAGGCCTACAAAAGTATACAGGAATCTGTCCCAGTGAGGTGCTTGTCATTTCATCCATCAGGAGACTTCCTTCTAGTAGGGGTAGATCATCCAACAG TTCGATTGTATGATGTCAACACCTTCCAGTGTTTTGTCGGCAGAAACCCCAGCACACATCACACATTACCTGTATCTGCA GCTAAGTGGAGTCCCAATGCTAATTTGTATGCCACAGGCTCGGTAGACGGAGATATAAAAGTGTGGGACGGTGTTAGTAATCTAGTGATCAGCACATTCAAGAAAGCTCACGACGGAGAGGAAGTGTGTTCCGTCACCTTCTCCAGGAACTCAAAG TACATTCTATCCTCGGGGAAGGACTCCCTGGTCAAGCTGTGGGAGTTATCAACTAACCGGTGCCTGATTGTGTACACAGGGGCTGGAATGACTGGAAAGATGGACCAGGGGTCACAGGCTGTGTTCAACCACACAGAGGACTACA TCTTCTTCCCTGATGAAAACACCACTTCTCTGTGTTGCTGGGACTCCAGAAATGCTGAACGACAGAGACTACTGGCCTTAG GTCACAATGGGGCGGTGCGGTACATAGGCCACTCCCCCACAGGTCCTTCCTTCATCACCTGCAGTGAGGATTTCCGGGCCCGGTTCTGGTACAGGAAGGCAGATACAGACTGA
- the LOC125682048 gene encoding uncharacterized protein LOC125682048 isoform X1, protein MEAISIIIFFIICFLIWYFCGSSSPSSNSSASSTSPGSSNNKLYPDLSKMKSQSTWNSNSLFSLFGGSSYSSFVDRFTSLEDVTMAIRKGGLESCGLIFGMDFTSSNMYQGIKTFGGKSLHSLDPKEPNPYQRVLCILGETLESFDDDGKIPAFGFGDASTKDRAVFSFRAEGYCYGFHDVLEMYNQITPNLRLSGGTNFAPLINKAIDIVKHERSYHILVIVADGQVTNERETVNAIVEASKWPLSIVMVGVGDGPWDVMEDFDDRLPNRKFDNFQFIDFHKIMTTSRNPQAAFALHALMEIPDQYKTIKDKGMLNF, encoded by the exons ATGGAGGCAATCAGCATAATTATTTTCTTCATCATTTGCTTCCTTATTTGGTATTTTTGTGGAAGTTCATCCCCAAGCTCCAATTCCTCAGCCTCTTCAACCTCACCAGGATCCTCAAACAACAAACTGTATCCCGATCTCAGTAAAATGAAGTCCCAGAGTACATGGAATAGCAACAGTCTCTTCAGCCTGTTTGGAGGTAGCAGTTATTCAAGTTTTGTCGACAGATTTACCTCGCTGGAAGATGTTACTATGGCAATCAGGAAAGGAGGACTGGAGAGCTGTGGTCTTATATTTG GTATGGATTTTACATCAAGTAATATGTACCAGGGAATAAAAACGTTTGGAGGGAAAAGTCTTCACAGTTTAGACCCCAAAGAACCAAATCCTTATCAAAGG GTGCTTTGTATCCTTGGTGAGACACTGGAGTCCTTTGATGATGACGGCAAAATTCCAGCATTTGGATTTGGTGATGCCTCAACGAAGGACCGAGCTGTATTCTCATTCAGGGCAGAG GGTTATTGCTATGGTTTCCATGATGTCCTGGAGAtgtacaatcagatcacaccaAACCTTCGCCTAAGTGGAGGGACAAACTTTGCTCCTCTCATCAACAAAGCCATAGATATAGTTAAACATGAGCGGTCC TATCACATCCTTGTCATTGTTGCTGATGGACAAGTAACAAACGAGAGGGAAACGGTGAATGCGATAGTGGAGGCTTCCAAATGGCCGTTGTCCATAGTGATGGTCGGTGTCGGTGATGGACCATGGGATGTCATGGAGGATTTCGATGACCGTTTACCCAACAggaaatttgacaattttcagTTTATTGATTTTCACAAAATAATGACTACATCCAGAAACCCACAAGCAGCATTTGCACTTCATGCATTAATGGAGATCCCTGACCAGTACAAAACAATCAAAGATAAGGGCATGCTGAACTTCTAA
- the LOC125682048 gene encoding uncharacterized protein LOC125682048 isoform X2, which translates to MEAISIIIFFIICFLIWYFCGSSSPSSNSSASSTSPGSSNNKLYPDLSKMKSQSTWNSNSLFSLFGGSSYSSFVDRFTSLEDVTMAIRKGGLESCGLIFGIDYTASNQVQGQRSFGGQPLHSIGKMFLNPYQQVLCILGETLESFDDDGKIPAFGFGDASTKDRAVFSFRAEGYCYGFHDVLEMYNQITPNLRLSGGTNFAPLINKAIDIVKHERSYHILVIVADGQVTNERETVNAIVEASKWPLSIVMVGVGDGPWDVMEDFDDRLPNRKFDNFQFIDFHKIMTTSRNPQAAFALHALMEIPDQYKTIKDKGMLNF; encoded by the exons ATGGAGGCAATCAGCATAATTATTTTCTTCATCATTTGCTTCCTTATTTGGTATTTTTGTGGAAGTTCATCCCCAAGCTCCAATTCCTCAGCCTCTTCAACCTCACCAGGATCCTCAAACAACAAACTGTATCCCGATCTCAGTAAAATGAAGTCCCAGAGTACATGGAATAGCAACAGTCTCTTCAGCCTGTTTGGAGGTAGCAGTTATTCAAGTTTTGTCGACAGATTTACCTCGCTGGAAGATGTTACTATGGCAATCAGGAAAGGAGGACTGGAGAGCTGTGGTCTTATATTTG GGATAGATTATACTGCCAGTAATCAAGTTCAAGGACAGAGAAGTTTTGGGGGACAGCCCCTCCATTCTATAGGAAAGATGTTTCTCAATCCATACCAACAG GTGCTTTGTATCCTTGGTGAGACACTGGAGTCCTTTGATGATGACGGCAAAATTCCAGCATTTGGATTTGGTGATGCCTCAACGAAGGACCGAGCTGTATTCTCATTCAGGGCAGAG GGTTATTGCTATGGTTTCCATGATGTCCTGGAGAtgtacaatcagatcacaccaAACCTTCGCCTAAGTGGAGGGACAAACTTTGCTCCTCTCATCAACAAAGCCATAGATATAGTTAAACATGAGCGGTCC TATCACATCCTTGTCATTGTTGCTGATGGACAAGTAACAAACGAGAGGGAAACGGTGAATGCGATAGTGGAGGCTTCCAAATGGCCGTTGTCCATAGTGATGGTCGGTGTCGGTGATGGACCATGGGATGTCATGGAGGATTTCGATGACCGTTTACCCAACAggaaatttgacaattttcagTTTATTGATTTTCACAAAATAATGACTACATCCAGAAACCCACAAGCAGCATTTGCACTTCATGCATTAATGGAGATCCCTGACCAGTACAAAACAATCAAAGATAAGGGCATGCTGAACTTCTAA